The following proteins are encoded in a genomic region of Oceanisphaera profunda:
- a CDS encoding MFS transporter, which translates to MIELKTPLWWRATLVLGLGSMLVFINLYVAQPLLPLLASDFSVSALSATWVLSISTLGLALGLLFWARVADQLGRKPVMLGCLLVALVLGLIVSQLSQFSSVLVARGMQGFFLAGLPATAVAYMSEEFTPKALVTSIGIYIAANSLGGIAGRVFGGLLAEWGGHWQTSFMVLAGLSLLLWLPLVKWLPASQHFVPAHKGQGTAALVKHIKNPLLWPIYLVGGLNFMVFLNQYTYVAFYLSAPPIQLASAALGLLFLTYLSGTFASSISGWLINRFGLCQTLLAAIAIMAIGNLGLLSPKLPVILLTLFVDSFAFFLAHACASSWVGRSVTQHRALASALYLVFYYLGASLGGLYLYPFWAWAGLPGVMLGSVLVLLVTAGLTWRLLRKTNQNVELQAAN; encoded by the coding sequence ATGATAGAGCTAAAAACCCCGCTGTGGTGGCGGGCCACCTTGGTATTGGGCTTAGGCTCTATGCTGGTGTTTATAAATTTATACGTCGCCCAACCCTTATTACCGCTGCTAGCCAGTGACTTTTCCGTATCTGCATTGTCGGCGACGTGGGTGTTATCGATCTCTACGCTTGGGCTGGCGCTGGGTTTATTGTTTTGGGCCAGAGTGGCCGATCAATTAGGGCGCAAGCCTGTGATGCTGGGCTGTTTACTGGTGGCCTTAGTGTTGGGATTAATCGTCTCCCAGCTAAGCCAGTTTTCTAGCGTGCTGGTAGCAAGGGGCATGCAAGGCTTCTTTTTGGCGGGCTTGCCGGCGACGGCGGTGGCGTACATGAGCGAGGAATTTACGCCTAAAGCCTTGGTCACCAGCATTGGCATTTATATAGCAGCGAATTCTTTGGGGGGCATAGCAGGCAGGGTGTTTGGCGGCTTACTGGCCGAGTGGGGCGGCCATTGGCAAACCAGTTTTATGGTGTTAGCGGGTCTGAGTTTATTGTTGTGGCTGCCATTAGTAAAATGGTTGCCGGCTTCTCAGCATTTTGTGCCAGCGCACAAGGGCCAGGGTACAGCTGCTCTGGTTAAGCACATTAAAAACCCGCTGCTGTGGCCCATCTATCTGGTGGGCGGGCTTAATTTTATGGTGTTCTTAAATCAATACACCTATGTGGCATTTTACTTGTCGGCGCCGCCCATTCAGTTAGCCAGCGCCGCGTTGGGTTTATTATTTTTAACTTACCTGTCAGGTACCTTCGCCTCCAGCATTAGCGGTTGGTTGATCAATCGTTTTGGCCTGTGCCAAACCTTATTAGCGGCGATTGCCATTATGGCCATCGGCAACCTAGGACTACTTAGCCCGAAGTTACCGGTTATTTTGTTGACGCTGTTTGTCGACAGCTTTGCTTTCTTTTTGGCTCATGCCTGTGCCAGCAGTTGGGTGGGGCGCAGCGTAACGCAACACCGCGCCTTGGCATCCGCCTTGTATTTGGTATTTTATTATTTAGGAGCCAGCCTAGGTGGGCTGTACTTATACCCTTTTTGGGCCTGGGCAGGTTTGCCCGGTGTAATGCTTGGCAGCGTGTTGGTATTACTGGTGACCGCGGGTTTAACGTGGCGATTGCTGAGAAAAACAAATCAAAATGTTGAGCTGCAAGCAGCCAACTGA
- a CDS encoding LysR family transcriptional regulator, which yields MLDVKWLRQFAAVAREGNITRAAQQLRLAQPAVSMTLKKLEQHLGVALFNRLQGRLHLTTEGERLYQHAQRILHALTLAEQDMAALQNLDSGEVCIGIPSMLGSFYFPPLLMAFKHQYPGLSIKVIEAGTQDVLAQLCQGQLSLGIVLTASLPAELNGLPLLREEMVAVVNAEHPARTLPAISMADFLAEELALFRHGVFHREYLEAMAKKSGIKLHIGFESNLITLLKAVVRQGFAITTFLRMVIKDDDDLFAVPFVEPYFLDLCLAWPNHRPLSRAEQAFVEFMQKSAPGA from the coding sequence ATGCTTGATGTGAAATGGTTGCGCCAGTTTGCTGCCGTGGCCCGTGAGGGCAATATTACTCGTGCCGCTCAGCAATTACGCTTGGCACAGCCGGCGGTGAGCATGACGCTAAAAAAGCTGGAGCAACACTTAGGTGTCGCTTTATTTAATCGCCTGCAAGGCCGGTTGCACCTCACCACCGAGGGCGAGCGCTTGTACCAGCACGCGCAACGTATTCTTCATGCCCTCACCTTGGCCGAGCAAGATATGGCGGCGCTGCAAAACCTTGATAGTGGTGAAGTCTGTATTGGCATACCCAGCATGTTGGGCTCATTTTACTTTCCGCCGCTGTTAATGGCCTTTAAGCACCAATATCCCGGACTGTCGATCAAGGTCATCGAAGCAGGCACCCAAGATGTGTTGGCGCAACTCTGCCAAGGCCAACTGAGCTTAGGCATAGTACTTACTGCCTCTTTGCCCGCCGAACTGAATGGTTTACCGTTATTGCGCGAAGAAATGGTGGCGGTGGTGAATGCCGAGCATCCGGCGCGCACGTTGCCCGCGATAAGCATGGCGGATTTTTTAGCTGAAGAATTGGCTTTATTTCGCCACGGTGTTTTTCATCGAGAATACTTAGAAGCCATGGCAAAAAAGAGTGGCATCAAGCTGCACATTGGTTTTGAGAGTAATTTAATTACGCTGCTAAAAGCTGTGGTGCGCCAAGGTTTCGCCATTACCACCTTTTTACGGATGGTGATTAAAGACGATGACGACTTGTTCGCCGTGCCTTTTGTAGAGCCTTACTTTCTGGATTTATGTTTGGCTTGGCCCAATCACCGCCCGCTTTCCCGCGCAGAGCAAGCCTTTGTGGAGTTTATGCAAAAATCAGCGCCCGGCGCCTAG
- a CDS encoding tRNA-dihydrouridine synthase, with the protein MRLILAPMEGVLDHLMRDLLTRINPFDLCVTEFIRVVDMRLPPRVFHRLCPELHQGCKTPVGTPVRIQLLGQDENWLAENADQACLLGAQGIDLNFGCPAKTVNKSRGGAALLADSEQLYRIAKAVRAAVPAHLPVSAKIRLGLEDRDSYLENSQALAAGGVTELTVHARSKKDGYRPPAYWPLVANIRAALTIPVIINGEIWNAEQSKQAQAQSECSDVMLGRGALALPNLAATIKQGTPPMSWPEVVALLLAYSAQEIAGDKGEYYPNRIKQWLSYLKIQYEPAHALFGEIRTLKHTDDIRRLLASL; encoded by the coding sequence ATGCGCTTGATATTGGCCCCTATGGAAGGGGTGTTAGACCATTTGATGCGAGACTTACTGACCCGCATTAATCCCTTCGACTTATGTGTCACCGAGTTTATTCGCGTGGTGGACATGCGTTTACCACCGCGGGTGTTTCATCGCCTGTGCCCTGAGTTACACCAAGGCTGCAAAACGCCGGTTGGCACTCCGGTACGTATTCAGCTGTTAGGCCAAGATGAAAACTGGCTGGCAGAAAATGCCGACCAAGCTTGCCTGTTAGGTGCCCAAGGCATCGACCTTAACTTTGGCTGCCCCGCTAAAACCGTGAATAAAAGTCGCGGCGGTGCCGCTTTACTGGCCGACAGTGAACAGCTGTATCGCATTGCTAAAGCGGTGCGCGCCGCCGTGCCTGCCCATTTGCCGGTGAGCGCCAAAATTCGCTTAGGACTAGAAGACAGAGACAGCTATTTAGAAAACAGCCAAGCGCTGGCCGCAGGTGGTGTGACTGAGCTAACCGTGCATGCGCGCAGCAAAAAAGACGGTTATCGCCCACCGGCCTATTGGCCCTTGGTCGCCAATATTCGCGCCGCGTTAACCATTCCGGTGATCATTAACGGCGAGATCTGGAATGCAGAACAGTCCAAGCAGGCGCAAGCGCAAAGTGAGTGCAGCGATGTGATGTTAGGTCGTGGTGCGCTGGCCTTGCCTAATTTGGCAGCCACCATTAAACAGGGCACTCCACCCATGAGCTGGCCCGAAGTCGTAGCCTTATTATTGGCCTATTCGGCACAAGAAATAGCCGGTGATAAAGGCGAATATTATCCCAATCGCATCAAGCAATGGTTAAGCTACTTAAAGATCCAATATGAGCCGGCCCATGCTTTGTTTGGCGAAATTCGCACGCTAAAACACACTGATGACATTCGTCGCCTGCTTGCTTCACTCTAG
- a CDS encoding transcriptional regulator, TraR/DksA family protein: protein MSSVLESQLEERLTAEAAVRRLVFLQAVHALDTDLADRLKDLSPDEWADYSALNAWPQLQPHIKQLQQVDAALCQQQLGLYGLCSDCEVELSREQLYQDPCRQRCSLCHSKHLNSQQGSWKL from the coding sequence ATGAGCAGCGTACTAGAGTCTCAACTAGAAGAGCGACTAACGGCGGAAGCTGCTGTACGGCGGCTGGTATTTTTGCAGGCGGTGCACGCCTTAGATACCGACTTGGCTGACCGACTTAAAGATTTGTCGCCGGATGAATGGGCCGATTACTCTGCCTTAAACGCCTGGCCGCAGTTACAGCCACACATTAAACAGCTGCAACAAGTCGATGCCGCGCTGTGCCAGCAGCAGTTGGGGTTATACGGTTTATGCAGCGATTGTGAGGTAGAGCTTAGCCGTGAACAATTATACCAAGACCCTTGTCGCCAGCGCTGCAGCCTCTGCCACAGTAAGCACTTGAATAGCCAACAAGGCAGTTGGAAGCTCTGA
- a CDS encoding porin, which translates to MKKTILALMIPALFATSASAVTIYSNEGDQVDIYGRIQYEAGAMKFQDGVKANNFGGEGEARLGINAKYNLNQDVDLIGKLEYQVVAEADDATGSDNLNTRYAWAGFRFMDTTDLTFGRSQDPYALVVYDHDIFNVFGARATYGTIVKVAEDYNISGFGIDDKVDDQIRVAYANNGVDLRAAYAFADDDKVDGNTGKKNQWSLAASYTLPMGLGFGAAYEQQNFGDGSVAATSQNIQTNLGQVTILTPGVAGNGDVDFDAWILGVNYVIDGFYIAAAYTEQEAKDDTVKVETKGYELTGTYNVDAWTMLAQYSKEEAEVSGVSGKVDTIDAITLGVQYDLTAKAKLYTEYEINSDDFNRDDRYGVGIQYNF; encoded by the coding sequence ATGAAAAAAACAATTTTAGCTCTGATGATTCCTGCGCTGTTCGCAACCTCTGCAAGCGCAGTGACTATTTACTCTAACGAAGGCGATCAGGTTGATATCTACGGTCGTATTCAGTACGAAGCTGGTGCAATGAAGTTTCAAGACGGCGTTAAGGCCAATAACTTTGGTGGCGAAGGCGAAGCCCGTTTAGGTATCAACGCTAAATATAATCTCAATCAAGACGTTGACCTGATTGGTAAGTTGGAGTATCAGGTTGTTGCTGAAGCGGATGATGCTACCGGCTCTGATAATCTAAATACTCGTTACGCTTGGGCTGGTTTCCGTTTCATGGACACCACAGACCTGACCTTCGGTCGCAGCCAAGACCCGTATGCATTGGTTGTATACGACCACGATATCTTTAACGTGTTTGGTGCTCGTGCTACTTACGGTACTATTGTTAAAGTAGCTGAAGATTATAATATTAGTGGTTTTGGTATCGATGATAAAGTTGATGACCAAATCCGAGTGGCTTACGCCAATAACGGTGTTGACCTGCGTGCTGCTTACGCTTTTGCCGATGATGATAAAGTGGATGGTAATACAGGTAAGAAAAATCAGTGGTCTTTAGCAGCAAGTTACACTCTGCCAATGGGCCTAGGTTTCGGCGCCGCCTATGAGCAGCAGAACTTCGGTGATGGCTCTGTTGCTGCAACATCTCAAAATATTCAAACGAATTTAGGTCAAGTAACCATTTTAACTCCTGGTGTTGCGGGTAACGGTGACGTTGATTTTGATGCTTGGATTCTTGGCGTTAATTACGTTATTGATGGTTTCTATATTGCAGCAGCTTATACTGAGCAAGAAGCTAAAGATGATACAGTTAAAGTTGAGACTAAAGGTTACGAATTGACCGGTACTTACAATGTAGACGCTTGGACTATGTTGGCTCAGTATTCTAAAGAAGAAGCTGAAGTATCAGGTGTTTCCGGTAAGGTTGACACTATTGATGCAATAACTTTAGGTGTTCAGTATGACCTGACAGCCAAAGCTAAATTGTATACTGAATATGAAATTAACAGCGATGACTTCAACCGTGATGACCGTTACGGCGTTGGTATTCAATATAACTTCTAA
- the dinG gene encoding ATP-dependent DNA helicase DinG, which produces MPNSTVTVPNKSTGDYQSLVRDNYRRLSKALPNFKPRREQNYLVAEMSKVLSGRYDAARRILVAEAGTGIGKSLAYLQAGIPWARMQQKKLVISTATLALQEQLIEKDLPLFHPHCKPSFKFALAKGRARYCCARRLSDLSAGAAQTQMFDPGSFEQVLADNHLLAHAPLTESQQSQLAKMWQAYSDGSWAGDKDSWPTPIESALWQQIQAERHSCQPMLGHQTCPFHKARAELEQADVIVVNHALLLADLSMGGGIVLPEPEQCLYILDEAHHIASVARDQGSARLALRQLRRSLEQFNKWHGKLNDLLGSDGQSAIAKLQHGLAQLIPSLNELYRQLVSALQRRDLTPDDQGCLRFTTGDLPCGLDEPLTRLKEDSQIFCRALAPISSQLAEQLKINPSQSAAIEAALAMISLQLLQAEQLRDGSALLLKPTLEKQTPPARWLELDAKDKQEVVLCVTPLAVGHLLEQWCWSRASAVIMVSATLTALNDFGYFRRSVGLRADDGSHYLRLNSPFDYPRSRLIIPHLACEPSSEQFDALLAEQIPLWLADQNASLVLFSSYRQMNQAATALRAQGQSILVQGEASRQALLHLHREKCDGQQPSVLFGTGSFAEGLDLPGHYLTNLIITKLPFAVPTSPVEEAMAEWITQSGGNAFMQLALPEASRKLIQACGRLLRSETDEGRIVLLDKRLVSKRYGPALLQALPPFTILKQ; this is translated from the coding sequence ATGCCTAATTCCACAGTTACCGTTCCCAATAAATCCACTGGTGATTATCAATCTCTAGTGCGCGATAATTATCGGCGCTTAAGCAAAGCTTTGCCCAATTTTAAGCCGCGGCGTGAGCAAAATTACTTGGTCGCGGAGATGAGCAAGGTACTCTCGGGCCGCTATGATGCGGCGCGGCGTATTTTAGTGGCAGAGGCCGGGACCGGTATCGGTAAGTCACTCGCCTATTTACAGGCGGGTATCCCGTGGGCACGGATGCAGCAAAAAAAGTTGGTGATATCCACCGCTACCTTGGCGCTGCAAGAGCAATTGATTGAAAAAGACTTGCCGCTGTTTCACCCGCATTGTAAACCCAGCTTTAAGTTTGCCTTGGCCAAAGGCCGCGCTCGCTATTGTTGTGCACGGCGTTTATCGGACTTGAGCGCGGGGGCGGCGCAAACGCAAATGTTTGACCCTGGCTCGTTTGAGCAAGTGTTAGCCGATAATCATTTATTGGCTCACGCCCCCTTAACCGAGAGCCAGCAAAGCCAATTGGCCAAGATGTGGCAGGCCTACAGTGATGGCAGCTGGGCAGGCGATAAAGACAGTTGGCCAACCCCAATAGAAAGTGCGCTTTGGCAGCAAATACAGGCCGAGCGTCATAGCTGCCAGCCCATGCTCGGCCATCAAACTTGCCCCTTTCATAAAGCGCGAGCTGAACTTGAACAAGCAGATGTAATAGTGGTGAACCATGCACTGCTATTGGCAGATTTGAGCATGGGCGGCGGCATAGTGCTGCCCGAGCCTGAACAATGCCTCTATATACTGGATGAAGCCCATCATATTGCCAGCGTGGCACGGGATCAGGGCTCGGCACGGTTGGCGTTGCGCCAGCTTAGGCGATCGCTGGAGCAATTTAATAAGTGGCACGGTAAGTTAAATGACTTGCTCGGTAGTGATGGCCAAAGCGCTATCGCTAAACTGCAACACGGCTTGGCTCAGCTGATCCCCAGCCTTAATGAGTTGTATCGCCAACTAGTTTCGGCATTGCAACGGCGTGACCTTACTCCCGATGATCAAGGCTGTTTGCGTTTTACTACCGGCGACTTGCCCTGCGGCTTAGATGAGCCTTTAACGCGCTTAAAAGAAGACAGTCAAATTTTTTGCCGCGCGCTAGCACCTATTAGCAGTCAATTGGCTGAGCAATTAAAAATCAACCCCAGTCAAAGCGCGGCCATTGAAGCAGCACTGGCCATGATCAGTCTGCAATTATTACAAGCTGAACAATTGCGTGATGGCAGCGCCTTGCTCCTTAAACCTACCCTTGAGAAGCAAACTCCGCCGGCACGTTGGTTAGAGCTAGATGCGAAAGACAAGCAAGAAGTGGTGTTATGCGTCACGCCACTGGCGGTAGGGCACTTATTAGAGCAGTGGTGTTGGTCACGCGCGAGCGCCGTGATCATGGTGTCCGCCACGCTCACCGCGCTTAATGACTTTGGCTATTTTCGCCGCAGTGTGGGGTTGCGAGCGGATGATGGCAGCCATTATTTACGGCTTAATTCGCCTTTTGATTATCCACGCTCACGCCTGATTATTCCGCATCTAGCCTGCGAGCCCAGCAGTGAGCAGTTTGATGCCCTGCTTGCCGAACAAATTCCGCTGTGGTTGGCGGATCAAAACGCCAGTTTAGTGCTGTTTTCTTCGTATCGACAAATGAACCAAGCGGCTACGGCGCTGCGGGCTCAAGGCCAGTCAATATTGGTGCAAGGCGAAGCCAGTCGCCAAGCCTTATTGCATTTGCACAGAGAAAAATGTGATGGCCAGCAGCCTAGCGTGCTGTTTGGTACCGGCAGCTTTGCTGAGGGGCTGGATTTGCCGGGCCATTATTTAACGAATTTGATTATTACTAAGCTACCCTTTGCGGTGCCCACCTCACCGGTAGAAGAAGCCATGGCGGAGTGGATCACCCAATCCGGTGGTAATGCGTTTATGCAATTAGCGCTACCGGAAGCCTCTCGTAAACTCATTCAGGCCTGTGGCCGTTTACTGCGCAGTGAGACCGACGAGGGGCGTATCGTATTATTAGATAAGCGCTTGGTCAGCAAACGCTACGGCCCCGCCCTATTGCAAGCCCTACCACCCTTTACTATTTTAAAGCAGTGA
- a CDS encoding YccT family protein produces the protein MNTRLTLAALALAGLSFGAQAASLNVDKPYQLLLVDGEKTKHSVLNSVHSAEVGAGKHQFVLEYVEDYSTKQNIQVMEGDPVIINVDTPADAELTLEYKKPINYQQAREFLRDQASQISVVDKRTGQPVAAEIYTIYRPAGLDLTRGIQDSLRENNQAFSGRTDAAIAAAEAKFGAAPVDADSLEMLKHWWNTADKDTQRAFQIWAIQQQ, from the coding sequence ATGAATACACGCTTAACTCTTGCCGCCCTTGCGCTGGCCGGTCTGTCTTTTGGCGCTCAAGCCGCTTCGTTGAACGTTGATAAACCTTATCAATTATTGCTGGTAGACGGTGAGAAGACCAAGCACAGCGTGCTGAACTCAGTGCACTCCGCAGAAGTGGGTGCCGGCAAGCATCAATTTGTGCTGGAGTATGTGGAAGATTATTCGACTAAACAGAACATTCAGGTAATGGAAGGTGACCCCGTTATTATTAACGTCGATACCCCAGCCGATGCCGAGCTAACGCTCGAATACAAAAAACCGATTAATTATCAGCAGGCGCGGGAGTTTTTACGTGATCAAGCCTCACAAATTTCTGTGGTTGATAAGCGCACCGGTCAGCCGGTAGCGGCGGAGATTTACACCATATACCGTCCTGCAGGCTTGGATTTAACTCGTGGTATTCAAGATTCTTTAAGAGAAAATAATCAGGCCTTTAGTGGCCGCACCGACGCCGCCATCGCAGCAGCAGAAGCTAAATTTGGCGCAGCTCCGGTAGATGCAGACTCTCTTGAAATGTTAAAGCACTGGTGGAATACCGCAGATAAAGACACCCAGCGTGCCTTTCAAATTTGGGCTATTCAGCAGCAGTAA
- a CDS encoding DUF924 family protein gives MLDSVLTFWFEELKPAQWWQKNKSLDKKITSRFGEVHAAAVAGELFEWRDTSEGRLAEIIVLDQFSRNIYRDKPQAFAADGMALILAQQAITAGAEQALSPQQRVFLYMPFMHSESAKIHEVAQVLFTKNADPSQGSNNELVGAVSSLKYQTAHRKIIQRFGRYPHRNAILGRASTEEEKAFLKQPGSSF, from the coding sequence ATGCTTGATTCGGTACTAACATTTTGGTTTGAAGAGCTGAAGCCTGCTCAGTGGTGGCAAAAAAATAAGTCGCTAGATAAAAAGATTACTAGCCGATTTGGCGAGGTGCATGCAGCTGCTGTGGCGGGTGAGCTGTTTGAATGGCGCGACACGTCAGAAGGGCGATTAGCCGAAATTATCGTTCTGGATCAATTCTCACGAAATATTTATCGGGATAAACCCCAAGCTTTTGCCGCCGATGGCATGGCTTTAATTTTGGCGCAACAGGCCATTACCGCCGGTGCTGAGCAAGCGCTTAGCCCACAGCAGCGGGTATTTTTATATATGCCGTTTATGCATAGCGAGTCGGCTAAGATCCACGAAGTAGCACAAGTGCTGTTTACCAAAAATGCGGATCCAAGTCAGGGTAGTAACAACGAACTAGTAGGCGCGGTAAGCAGCTTAAAGTATCAAACGGCGCATCGAAAGATTATCCAACGCTTCGGCCGTTACCCACACCGTAATGCGATACTGGGCCGAGCGTCGACTGAAGAAGAAAAAGCCTTCCTCAAACAACCAGGTTCGTCGTTTTAG
- a CDS encoding YjiH family protein: MEKTLATPAKSKSRNLWMFVLPSLLGVLLFMTPVSYQGDFTIMIAVLAKSLQAALADTLPLIVTVLISLSAMLTLLATLFKPKVVTQSLFLNTLFNVTPVWLLSRLIGAAFVLLVYTQTGPEILYSGDTGGLVLHDLLPVLFSVFIFAGLLLPLLLDFGLLEFVGTLLTGIMRPIFRLPGRSAVDCMASWLGDGSVGILLTSKQYEGHHYTQREAAIIGTTFSAVSITFSLVVLAQVKLEHMFLPFYGAVCLAGIVAAIIVPRLPPLCWKKDTFINGQARSAADEVTPIGYSRLSHGYQLALHRASQVTSLKLVARTGVHNALDMLLGVLPVVMAFGTLALIIAETTPLFSWLGLPFVPLLEWLQIPEAAAASQTVMVGFADMFIPAILASSIESDLTRFVIAALSVTQLIYMSEVGALLLGSKIPVNVLELFVIFILRTLVTLPVIALVAHWVF; encoded by the coding sequence ATGGAAAAGACATTGGCTACACCGGCTAAGAGCAAATCCCGCAATTTATGGATGTTTGTGCTGCCTTCGCTGCTGGGGGTGTTGCTGTTTATGACGCCTGTTAGTTATCAAGGTGATTTCACTATCATGATTGCGGTATTGGCCAAAAGTCTGCAAGCCGCGCTGGCGGATACGCTGCCGTTGATAGTGACAGTGTTGATCAGCCTATCTGCCATGCTCACCCTGTTGGCGACGCTATTTAAACCAAAAGTAGTGACGCAAAGTTTGTTTTTAAACACCTTATTTAACGTTACCCCGGTGTGGTTGCTGAGCCGGTTGATTGGTGCGGCTTTTGTGTTACTGGTCTACACCCAAACGGGGCCAGAGATCCTCTATAGCGGTGATACGGGTGGCTTGGTGTTGCACGACTTGCTGCCGGTGCTGTTTTCGGTGTTTATCTTTGCCGGCTTATTGTTGCCCCTGCTGCTGGATTTTGGACTGTTGGAATTTGTCGGTACTTTACTGACCGGTATTATGCGCCCGATTTTCCGCCTGCCCGGTCGTTCGGCAGTAGATTGCATGGCCTCTTGGCTGGGGGATGGCAGCGTGGGTATCTTGCTCACCAGCAAACAGTATGAAGGCCATCATTATACCCAGCGCGAAGCCGCCATTATTGGTACTACCTTTTCGGCGGTATCTATTACTTTTAGCCTAGTGGTGTTGGCACAAGTTAAGCTTGAGCACATGTTTTTACCGTTTTACGGTGCCGTGTGTTTAGCAGGCATAGTGGCGGCAATCATAGTGCCGCGCTTGCCACCCTTGTGTTGGAAAAAAGACACCTTTATTAATGGTCAAGCCAGATCTGCTGCTGATGAAGTTACCCCAATAGGTTATTCGCGCTTAAGCCACGGCTATCAACTGGCGCTACACCGTGCCAGTCAAGTGACGAGCTTAAAATTAGTAGCGCGCACCGGAGTGCATAATGCATTGGATATGTTGCTCGGCGTATTGCCGGTAGTGATGGCGTTTGGCACCTTAGCGCTAATCATTGCCGAAACCACGCCCTTGTTTAGCTGGTTAGGATTACCTTTTGTACCTTTGTTGGAATGGTTACAAATACCGGAAGCCGCCGCGGCCTCACAAACCGTGATGGTGGGCTTTGCCGACATGTTTATTCCAGCGATTTTAGCCAGCTCCATTGAGAGCGATCTCACGCGCTTCGTGATTGCCGCCTTATCGGTAACCCAGCTCATTTATATGTCCGAAGTGGGTGCCTTGCTGCTCGGCAGTAAGATACCGGTCAACGTGCTAGAGTTATTTGTGATCTTTATCCTGCGCACTTTGGTCACGCTACCGGTGATTGCCCTAGTAGCCCACTGGGTGTTTTAA
- a CDS encoding thiopurine S-methyltransferase, whose amino-acid sequence MDAEFWHQRWQTARIGFHREQVNAQLTQVWPTLKLAKHSQVLVPLCGKSKDMLWLAEQGYSVSGFELSPLAVADFFAEASLTPTQSAAGPYQCWQAEQLHIYQGDFFQIDKFQAQQLEQQFDAAYDRAALIALPKEMRAQYVELLARLLKPGASLLLVTVHYAPEQQQGPPFSIDEPAVLALFTPYFSVETRGRITEGQANPRVASGELSFFDELCFVLVRNSEEFQ is encoded by the coding sequence ATGGACGCAGAATTTTGGCATCAGCGCTGGCAAACCGCACGTATTGGTTTTCATCGTGAGCAGGTGAATGCACAACTTACTCAGGTTTGGCCAACGCTTAAGCTGGCCAAACACAGCCAAGTGCTGGTGCCCTTATGCGGCAAAAGCAAAGATATGTTATGGCTTGCTGAGCAGGGCTATAGCGTGAGCGGCTTTGAGTTATCGCCTTTGGCGGTAGCGGATTTTTTTGCTGAGGCGAGTTTGACTCCCACCCAAAGCGCCGCCGGCCCTTACCAATGCTGGCAAGCTGAGCAATTACACATTTATCAGGGTGACTTTTTTCAGATAGATAAGTTTCAGGCGCAACAGCTAGAGCAACAGTTTGATGCCGCCTACGACAGGGCGGCCTTAATTGCCTTGCCCAAAGAGATGCGAGCGCAATATGTCGAACTGTTAGCACGCCTACTTAAACCTGGCGCCAGCTTATTGTTAGTCACGGTACATTATGCGCCGGAACAGCAGCAAGGCCCGCCATTTTCTATTGATGAACCAGCGGTACTGGCCTTGTTTACTCCTTACTTCAGCGTAGAAACCCGTGGCCGCATAACAGAGGGCCAAGCTAACCCCAGAGTGGCCAGCGGTGAGCTGAGCTTCTTCGATGAGCTGTGTTTTGTGTTGGTGAGAAATAGTGAGGAGTTCCAATGA
- a CDS encoding DUF4250 domain-containing protein, translated as MDKSVLETMDSHMVLSILNEKLRLECDSLTTLISRYDLNTNWLISSMNQIGYHYDAVSNQFKPII; from the coding sequence ATGGATAAATCAGTACTGGAGACCATGGATAGCCACATGGTACTCAGCATTTTAAATGAAAAATTGCGCTTAGAATGTGACAGCCTCACCACACTTATCTCACGTTATGATTTGAATACTAACTGGCTAATTTCGAGTATGAATCAGATCGGCTATCACTATGATGCCGTCAGCAATCAATTTAAGCCGATTATCTGA